A genomic region of Persephonella marina EX-H1 contains the following coding sequences:
- a CDS encoding type 1 glutamine amidotransferase, producing MRIHYIQHVHFETPANIYRWADYKKHQIEGTKLFLNDPFPDIGSFDLLVILGGPMGVYDEDEYPWLKDEKKFIERSIKSGKKILGICLGAQLIADVLGGKVYKNRYKEIGWFDVQLTSEGKKSKFFSDLPERFTAFHWHGDTFEIPDGAVHTARSEACENQAFVYEDRVVGLQFHLETDLQTAKGLIENSEEELKEKGIYIQSPEYILSREDNFNTIEKLLYRFMDRFED from the coding sequence ATGAGGATACACTACATACAGCATGTCCATTTTGAGACGCCGGCAAATATTTACAGATGGGCAGATTATAAAAAGCACCAGATAGAGGGAACAAAACTTTTCTTAAATGATCCTTTTCCTGATATAGGCTCATTTGATCTTCTTGTTATTTTAGGAGGACCCATGGGTGTTTATGATGAGGATGAATACCCATGGTTAAAAGATGAGAAAAAATTTATAGAAAGATCTATAAAATCGGGAAAGAAGATACTTGGCATATGTCTTGGAGCTCAGCTTATCGCTGATGTTCTTGGAGGAAAGGTTTACAAAAACAGATACAAGGAGATAGGCTGGTTTGATGTTCAGCTTACATCTGAAGGGAAAAAATCAAAATTTTTCTCAGATCTTCCTGAAAGATTTACAGCTTTCCACTGGCATGGTGATACTTTTGAGATACCTGATGGAGCTGTCCATACGGCAAGATCTGAGGCCTGTGAAAATCAGGCTTTTGTTTATGAAGACCGTGTTGTAGGTTTACAGTTTCATTTGGAGACAGATTTACAGACTGCAAAGGGACTTATTGAAAACTCAGAAGAGGAGCTAAAGGAAAAGGGCATATATATACAGTCTCCTGAGTATATTCTTTCTAGAGAGGATAATTTCAACACAATAGAGAAATTACTTTACAGATTTATGGACAGATTTGAGGATTAG
- a CDS encoding precorrin-2 dehydrogenase/sirohydrochlorin ferrochelatase family protein, whose protein sequence is MALFPMFVDLKDKEVLVVGAGNVALRKIEKLIPFSPNITVVAEKVSEDVRKICTENGIKVIERSFKKEDLIDKEMVIVAVDNIDLQKEIFKYCRDLKIPVNSVDSPEYCDFIFPAYVKIGDIVIGITTSGKAPGLSAKIREIIENCLPENLEDILEELSNIRQTKEKGKERQELIKKIIQEKLG, encoded by the coding sequence ATGGCTTTATTTCCTATGTTTGTTGATCTTAAAGACAAGGAGGTTCTTGTAGTTGGTGCGGGGAATGTTGCACTGAGAAAGATAGAGAAACTGATACCATTTTCCCCAAATATCACTGTTGTGGCAGAAAAGGTATCGGAAGATGTTAGAAAAATATGTACAGAAAACGGTATAAAAGTAATAGAGAGATCATTTAAAAAAGAGGATCTGATAGATAAAGAAATGGTGATAGTAGCGGTTGATAATATTGATCTTCAGAAGGAGATATTTAAGTACTGCAGAGATCTTAAGATTCCCGTGAACTCTGTTGACAGTCCTGAGTACTGTGATTTTATTTTTCCAGCTTACGTAAAGATAGGTGATATAGTTATAGGGATAACAACCTCAGGAAAGGCTCCAGGTTTATCTGCAAAGATAAGGGAGATCATTGAAAACTGCCTTCCTGAGAACTTGGAAGATATACTTGAGGAGCTTTCCAATATAAGACAGACTAAAGAGAAAGGAAAGGAGAGACAGGAGCTTATAAAAAAGATAATACAGGAAAAGCTCGGCTGA
- a CDS encoding YbhB/YbcL family Raf kinase inhibitor-like protein, with protein MLRIIGLFIILITSLYSVKADENNFGKPSFFIRTSAFMENGFIPRKYTCDGMNVSPDLFWGDFPPDTKSFVIIMEDPDAPMGVFTHWIIYDIPYTVTALNENIPKTPVVNGYMKQGINDFGRIGYFGPCPPKGMPHRYYIRIYALDIPVLGLPPGAVKQDVMYKMEGHVLAQTHIVGLYGR; from the coding sequence ATGTTAAGGATCATAGGCTTATTTATTATACTTATCACTTCTCTATACTCTGTGAAAGCTGACGAGAACAACTTTGGTAAACCTTCATTTTTTATAAGGACTTCAGCTTTCATGGAAAACGGATTTATACCCCGTAAGTATACCTGTGATGGTATGAATGTTTCTCCTGATCTTTTCTGGGGAGATTTTCCTCCTGATACGAAAAGCTTTGTAATAATAATGGAAGATCCGGATGCTCCTATGGGTGTCTTCACACACTGGATAATTTATGATATCCCTTATACAGTTACTGCATTAAATGAGAACATTCCAAAAACACCTGTGGTCAATGGTTACATGAAGCAGGGAATTAACGATTTTGGAAGGATCGGTTATTTTGGGCCGTGTCCTCCAAAAGGTATGCCTCACAGATACTACATAAGAATTTATGCCCTTGATATTCCTGTATTGGGTCTTCCTCCAGGAGCTGTTAAACAGGATGTTATGTACAAAATGGAAGGTCACGTTCTTGCACAGACACATATAGTGGGACTTTACGGAAGATAA
- a CDS encoding YbhB/YbcL family Raf kinase inhibitor-like protein: MEPIIVKSMSFDEGEPIPVDYTCDGMDISPEIVWDNVPEETKSFVLIMEDPDAPMGVFTHWVVYDIPSSLRLLPENFPKVPQIDGIKQGINDFGRIGYGGPCPPRGSTHRYVFNVYAISVVSLELPTGATKKIVEERMEGKILSKGKLTGIYGR, from the coding sequence ATGGAACCTATAATTGTAAAAAGCATGTCCTTTGATGAGGGAGAGCCTATCCCTGTTGATTATACATGTGATGGTATGGACATTTCCCCTGAGATAGTCTGGGACAATGTTCCTGAAGAAACAAAAAGCTTCGTTCTCATTATGGAAGATCCGGATGCTCCTATGGGTGTCTTCACACACTGGGTAGTTTACGACATCCCATCCTCTTTAAGACTTCTCCCTGAAAACTTTCCAAAAGTTCCGCAGATAGACGGAATAAAACAGGGGATTAATGATTTTGGAAGAATAGGTTATGGTGGACCCTGTCCTCCCAGGGGAAGTACCCACAGGTATGTTTTTAACGTTTACGCCATTTCCGTTGTTTCCCTCGAACTTCCTACAGGTGCAACAAAAAAGATAGTTGAAGAAAGGATGGAAGGTAAAATACTATCAAAAGGAAAATTAACAGGAATATACGGGAGGTAG
- a CDS encoding class II aldolase/adducin family protein, whose amino-acid sequence MNGEIIKEIIFTGEVLYREGLVNSHAGNISVREGDHLYITKTGSMLGYLKEDDIVKLPIFYETVKDRIASSELIVHREIYKNTEAKAVIHAHPVHAVVISFLTENIFVPVDNEGKLFVGEVPILDVEKPSGSKELAEKLSETFKNQNKKIVIVKKHGSFVIGNNLNQALKLTSDLEFCSKVFYLLKKR is encoded by the coding sequence ATGAATGGAGAGATCATTAAAGAGATAATATTTACAGGGGAAGTTCTTTACAGGGAGGGACTGGTAAACAGTCATGCAGGGAATATATCAGTCAGAGAAGGTGACCACCTTTATATAACAAAGACAGGGAGTATGCTTGGCTACCTTAAAGAAGATGATATAGTAAAACTTCCTATATTTTACGAAACTGTAAAGGACAGGATAGCATCAAGCGAGCTTATAGTTCACAGGGAGATATACAAAAATACAGAGGCTAAAGCTGTAATCCATGCACATCCTGTTCATGCAGTTGTGATAAGTTTTTTAACAGAAAATATTTTTGTACCTGTAGACAATGAAGGAAAGCTTTTTGTAGGGGAGGTCCCTATTCTCGACGTTGAAAAACCAAGTGGTTCTAAAGAACTTGCTGAAAAACTTTCAGAAACCTTCAAAAATCAGAATAAAAAAATCGTGATAGTTAAGAAACATGGGAGTTTTGTTATAGGAAATAATCTTAATCAGGCTCTAAAACTCACATCTGACCTTGAGTTCTGCAGTAAAGTATTTTATCTCCTGAAAAAAAGATAG
- the tpx gene encoding thiol peroxidase codes for MATTVTLKGNAVALAGPEINVGDRAPEAVVVASDLSEKTIGGATGKTQVIITVPSLDTPVCEAETKKFNDILAGLDVDVTVVSMDLPFAEKRFCESFNIGNITVASDFRYRDMEKYGVLIAEGALKGILARAVFVVNGEGKVVYKQIVPEITEEPNYDDVLACLKSL; via the coding sequence ATGGCTACAACAGTAACATTAAAAGGAAACGCAGTTGCACTGGCAGGTCCAGAAATTAATGTTGGAGACAGAGCTCCTGAAGCTGTGGTGGTAGCTTCAGACCTTTCAGAAAAAACAATAGGTGGAGCTACAGGAAAGACTCAGGTTATCATTACAGTCCCTTCACTTGACACACCTGTCTGTGAGGCTGAAACTAAAAAGTTCAACGACATTCTGGCAGGACTTGATGTTGATGTAACAGTTGTCTCAATGGATCTTCCATTTGCTGAGAAAAGATTCTGTGAGTCTTTTAACATAGGAAATATCACTGTAGCATCTGATTTCAGATACAGAGATATGGAAAAGTACGGTGTTCTTATAGCTGAAGGTGCTTTAAAGGGAATTTTAGCAAGAGCTGTATTTGTTGTTAACGGTGAAGGAAAGGTTGTTTACAAACAGATCGTTCCTGAGATAACAGAAGAACCAAACTACGATGATGTTTTAGCCTGCTTAAAATCTTTATAA
- a CDS encoding CheR family methyltransferase, producing the protein MTNLIDRVSFNDCFDRILDLFYMETGIVFKTKRDIAKRKIDTFLRKQGFRDCSSFLKALEDSDNLMQKLIDFLTVNETYFFREKHHFEIIYDLLKDKKKPVRILSIPSSSGEEVYSLLIFLLEKGVDPSNFEIVGADINREAVEKAKKGVFSFRSMMNVDESVLDRYFERVDGNVYRIKDIYKRYVSFLNINLFSDRIFTLGKFDFILCRNLFIYFSEEYKQKAMDIFYKLLKDDGVLILGHADTVREFKNFKREFNKGSYIYKKLEREEDVG; encoded by the coding sequence ATGACAAATTTAATAGACAGAGTTTCATTTAATGATTGTTTTGATAGGATTCTTGATCTGTTTTATATGGAAACAGGTATTGTATTTAAAACTAAAAGGGATATAGCAAAGAGAAAGATTGATACTTTTCTTAGAAAACAGGGATTCAGAGACTGCAGTTCTTTTTTAAAAGCCCTTGAGGATAGCGATAATCTGATGCAGAAACTCATAGATTTTCTCACTGTTAATGAGACATACTTTTTTAGAGAGAAACATCATTTTGAGATCATCTATGATCTTTTGAAAGATAAAAAGAAACCTGTAAGAATACTTTCAATTCCTTCTTCATCTGGTGAGGAGGTTTACTCACTTTTAATATTCTTACTTGAGAAAGGGGTTGATCCATCAAATTTTGAGATAGTAGGGGCTGATATTAACAGAGAAGCTGTTGAGAAGGCGAAAAAGGGTGTTTTTTCATTTAGAAGCATGATGAATGTTGATGAAAGTGTGCTGGACAGGTATTTTGAGCGTGTTGACGGTAATGTATACAGGATAAAGGATATTTATAAGAGATATGTCAGTTTTTTAAATATAAATCTTTTTTCTGATAGAATCTTTACACTTGGTAAGTTTGATTTTATTCTTTGTAGAAATCTGTTTATATATTTCAGTGAGGAGTACAAACAGAAGGCTATGGATATTTTTTATAAACTTTTAAAGGATGATGGAGTCCTTATTCTGGGGCACGCTGATACGGTGAGAGAGTTTAAAAATTTTAAAAGGGAGTTTAATAAGGGAAGTTACATATACAAAAAACTAGAGAGGGAAGAAGATGTTGGATAA
- the bioA gene encoding adenosylmethionine--8-amino-7-oxononanoate transaminase, translating into MLDKSYLEKWDKEYFWHPFTQMKIYREEENVIVERGEGVYVYDIHGNRYLDGVSSLWCNVHGHNHPKLNQALIDQVNRIAHFTTLGASNVPAVVFAKNLIDIAPPKLRKVFYSEDGAEAMEIAIKIAYHYWHNKGEFQRNKFVTLSEAYHGDTIGSVSVGGINIFHEKYRPLLFDVYKMPSPYLEAVKKAGREKALEYDTTKLLIEEVEEFIFKNHQEIAGFVLEGGVQGAAGILPFPKGYLKEIRRICDEYNILMIVDEVATGFGRSGYMFACEKEGIEPDIMALGKGITGGYLPLAATLVTDEIFNEFLGEFGEAKHFYHGHTYTGNPLACSVAIANLEVFEEEQTLKKLQPKIKLLEERLKEFWDLKHVGDVRQYGFMAGIELVRDRKSMEPFPYGERTGFKVAGEMLKRGIWVRPLGDVMVIMPPLVITEDQLNYFLDSLKESIKAVTEV; encoded by the coding sequence ATGTTGGATAAAAGTTACCTTGAAAAATGGGATAAGGAGTACTTCTGGCATCCTTTTACACAGATGAAGATTTATAGAGAAGAGGAAAATGTTATCGTTGAGCGTGGAGAGGGCGTTTATGTATATGATATACATGGAAATAGATATCTTGATGGCGTATCTTCCCTTTGGTGTAATGTTCACGGACATAACCACCCGAAACTAAATCAGGCATTGATAGATCAGGTTAACAGGATAGCCCACTTTACAACACTGGGAGCATCAAATGTTCCTGCTGTTGTCTTTGCCAAAAACCTTATTGATATAGCCCCACCAAAGTTGAGAAAGGTTTTTTACAGTGAGGATGGTGCTGAGGCTATGGAGATAGCGATAAAGATAGCATACCATTACTGGCATAATAAGGGAGAGTTTCAGAGAAATAAGTTTGTAACCCTTTCTGAGGCATACCATGGTGATACTATCGGGAGTGTAAGTGTTGGGGGTATAAATATATTTCATGAGAAGTACAGACCTCTTCTTTTTGATGTTTACAAGATGCCGTCACCTTACCTTGAGGCTGTTAAGAAAGCTGGAAGGGAAAAGGCCCTTGAGTATGACACAACAAAACTGCTTATTGAGGAGGTTGAGGAGTTTATATTCAAAAATCATCAGGAGATAGCAGGATTTGTTCTGGAAGGTGGTGTTCAGGGAGCTGCTGGAATACTGCCGTTTCCTAAAGGTTATCTTAAGGAGATAAGAAGGATATGTGATGAGTATAACATACTTATGATTGTGGATGAGGTTGCTACCGGATTTGGAAGATCAGGCTATATGTTTGCCTGTGAGAAGGAAGGTATTGAGCCTGATATTATGGCTTTAGGAAAAGGTATAACGGGTGGCTATCTCCCACTTGCTGCAACACTGGTCACAGATGAGATATTCAACGAGTTTTTAGGTGAGTTTGGAGAGGCTAAACATTTTTACCACGGACATACTTATACAGGAAATCCTCTTGCCTGCAGTGTTGCTATAGCAAATCTTGAGGTTTTTGAAGAGGAACAGACACTGAAAAAACTACAGCCAAAGATAAAACTTCTTGAAGAGAGATTAAAAGAGTTCTGGGACCTGAAACATGTTGGTGATGTAAGACAGTACGGATTTATGGCTGGTATAGAGCTTGTCAGGGATAGAAAAAGTATGGAGCCTTTCCCCTATGGAGAGAGAACAGGCTTCAAGGTGGCAGGAGAGATGTTAAAAAGGGGAATATGGGTAAGACCCCTTGGCGATGTAATGGTTATAATGCCACCCCTTGTTATAACGGAAGACCAGCTCAACTACTTTTTAGACAGTCTTAAAGAAAGTATTAAGGCTGTTACAGAGGTATAA
- a CDS encoding DUF2267 domain-containing protein, translating into MNFEKYVANGNLFLKELAEELGVPGDKDRAGRILRAVLHALRRRLTPEEFLDLLAQLPMCIKAIAVDGWRITESPDKSIKHVEDLIHAVMEEDRRTAARDLGNEQHAKEAIKAVIRVIKRHVSDGEIKDVEAELPKQLREFIEEA; encoded by the coding sequence ATGAACTTTGAGAAATACGTTGCAAACGGAAATCTGTTTTTAAAAGAGCTTGCTGAGGAACTTGGAGTTCCCGGAGATAAAGACAGAGCAGGAAGAATTCTAAGAGCTGTCTTACACGCCTTAAGAAGAAGATTAACTCCTGAGGAGTTTCTGGACCTTCTTGCACAGCTACCGATGTGTATAAAGGCTATAGCTGTTGATGGCTGGAGAATTACAGAAAGCCCTGATAAGTCTATCAAGCATGTGGAAGATCTTATCCACGCAGTAATGGAAGAGGATAGAAGAACAGCAGCAAGAGATCTTGGAAATGAGCAGCATGCAAAAGAGGCTATAAAGGCTGTTATAAGGGTTATAAAAAGACATGTTTCAGATGGTGAAATAAAAGATGTGGAAGCTGAACTCCCAAAACAGTTAAGGGAGTTTATAGAAGAAGCTTAA